The Fusobacterium russii ATCC 25533 sequence TTATGAGAGAGCTAACAAGATATTCTCTTTAGATAATAGAGATTTAAAAAATATTTTTGGGGCAGCAACTACATATAGATTTATGGGGAAAAATGAAGAGGCTGTGCAAAAATATAATGAGGCAATATCTATAAACTCCTCTTTTCCTGAGAGCTATTTAGGAAGGGCTTTAGCAAATAGAAATATGGATAATTATGATTCGGCAATAAATGATTTAAAAAATTATATATCTATGACTTCAGCAGTTGAAGGCTATGCGGCTTTGGGAGATATTTACTTTAAATTAGGTAGAGGCAAGGAGGCATATGAAATTGTAGCAATAGGTCTAAGAAAATATCCAAATTCAGAATTATTAAAAACTCTAATGAGAGGAATTTCAAAAAGTGGAGAAAGAAACTAATTTAAATTCTATATAGGAGGCTTTATATGGAAAAATCTTTTTTTACTATTGATGACGAAATTTATCCTGAAAGTTTAAAAAATATTTGTGATCCACCTGAGAAAATTTATTACAGAGGGAATTTAGATTTATTAAAAAGTGAAAGGCTTGTATCAATTGTAGGGACAAGGACTAACAGTTCTTATGGAAAGCTATGTTGTGAAAAGATAGTGAAAAAGCTTATAGATGCTGATGTAGTTATAGTAAGTGGCTTTGCAATGGGAATTGATACTATTTCACATAAAAGTTGTATAGAAAATAATGGTAAAACTATAGCGGTTATTGCATCAGGTTTAGATATAATCTATCCTGCAAGCAATTTAAATTTATGGAAAGAAATAGAAAAGAAAGGTTTGATTTTAAGTGAGTATGACTATGGGACTAAACCATTTCGAGGAAATTTTCCTAAAAGAAATAGAATTATTGCGGGTCTATCCAGAGCAGTAGTTGTAGTTGAAAGTAAAGAAAAAGGTGGTAGTCTAATAACCGCAAATATGGCATTAGAAGAAGGAAGAGATGTATTTGCAGTTCCGGCTAATATATTTTCTGATGTATCTAAAGGTTGTAATTCACTTATAAGAGATAGTAGGGCTAAGCTATTGCTCTCAGCAGAAGAAATTTTAGATGAATATGGTTGGTCTGCAATAAAAAGTGTAGATAATAAAATTAATAGTAAATTAAGTAAAGTACAAAAAGAGATTTTAGATTTATTATCCTCTGAGAAAACATTGGATAATTTAATTCAAGAGTCAAACTTGGATTTAAGTGTAGTTTTAAGTGAAATAATGGAACTTGAGCTTGCAGGTCTTATAAAGAGTATGGCTGGAGGAAAATATATAAAACTACTATAGCTTAAAATATTCACAAATATATTCTTAAATAAGCAAAAAATATACTAAAAAGATTATAACTTATAATTTTCTTTTTAAATAATAAGAAAAAAAGTCTAGCATATATGCTGGACTTTTGTTATAATCTTTTTGAAATTTTTTAATTGAGAGGTGTTACCATTGTCAAAAAATAAATTAGTCATAGTGGAATCTCCAGCAAAGGCAAAGACAATAGAAAAAATATTAGGAAAGTCATATAAAGTATTATCATCTTATGGACATATAATAGATTTACCAAAGACAAAAATAGGTGTAGATGTAAATGATAATTTTAAACCTTCCTATAATACTATTAAGGGAAAAGGTCCAATTGTAAAACAATTGAAGGATGCAGCTAAGAAAGCAGATAAAATCTTCCTAGCTTCTGACCCTGACAGAGAGGGAGAATCAATTGCTTGGCATATTGCAAATACTCTTAAGCTTAACCAAGATGAAAATAATAGAATAGAATTTAATGAAATTACGGAGAAAGCAATAAAAGAGGCTGTTAAGAATCCAAGAAAAATAGATATAAATAAGGTTAATTCTCAACAGGCAAGAAGAATTTTAGATAGGCTTGTTGGTTATGAAATAAGTCCTTTTCTTTGGAAAATGATTTCTCCTAATACGAGTGCAGGGAGAGTCCAATCAGTTGCTTTAAAAATAATTTGTGAATTAGAAGATAAAATAAAAGCATTTATTCCAGAAAAATATTGGGAAGTAAAGGGGCTTTTTGAAAATAAATTTAATTTAAATTTATATAAAGTTGAAGAAGAAAAAATTGATAAATTGAAAGATATAAAGAAACTGGAGCAGGTAAAAGCTACTTTAAAAAAAGATTATACAGTTATTTCATCTAAAATCTCGTCAAAGTCTAAAACTCCACCTCTTCCTTTAAAGACAAGTACTTTACAACAATTATCCTCTTCATATTTAGGTTTTTCAACAAGTAAAACTATGTCTGTTGCACAGAAATTATATGAAGGTGTAGAGATAAAAGGAGAGCATAAAGGACTTATAACTTATATGAGAACAGATTCGACAAGAATTTCCGATGAAGCAAAAGAGATGGCAAAGGAATATATTACTAAGAACTTTGGTAAAGAATACTTAGGGAATTCTACAAAGGTAAAAAAGAACAATAAAAAAATTCAGGATGCACATGAAGGTATAAGGCCTACAAATATTAACTTAGTTCCTGAGGAAATAATGCAATTTTTGGATAAAGATCAATTTAAACTGTATAATTTAATTTGGCAAAGATTTTTAATATCGCAACTTGCTGCAATGAAATATGAACAATTTGAATATATTTTAAGTAGAGAAAAAATTGAATTTAGGGGCAGCATAAATAAAATTATCTTTGATGGCTATTATAAAGTTTTTAAAGAAGAGGAAGATTTACCATTGGGAGATTTCCCTGATATAAAAGAAGGAGATGTATTTAATCTTACTAAGTTGGATATAAAAGAAGATTATACAAAACCACCTTCAAGACTTACAGAATCTTCTCTTGTAAAAACTTTGGAAACTGAAGGTATAGGTAGACCCTCTACATATGCCAGCATAATAGAAACATTGAAAAAAAGAGAATATGTGGAATTAAAAAATAAAAGTTTTGTTCCTACGGAGATAGGTTATGAAGTAAAATCTAAGTTAGATAAATATTTCCCTAATATAATGAATATAAAGTTTACTGCAAAGTTGGAAAATGAACTTGATGAGGTTGATGATGGAGAAAAAAATTGGATAGACCTTTTAAGTATTTTCTACAAAGAATTACAGGAATATGAAGAAAAATGTAAAATCGCATTAAATGAAGAGATAGAAAGAATAGTGGAATCAGATGTGAAATCTAAAGAAGGAAATTATTATTTAATTATGAAAATAGGTAGATTTGGAAAGTATCTAGCTTCTCCTAATCCTGAAAGTAAAGAAAATATATCTTTAAAAGGAATTAATATACCTCTGGAAGATATAAAAAATGGAAAAATATATGTAAAAGAACAACTTGAATTATTGAATAAAAAGAAAGAAGGTATATATACAGATTTGCTGACTGAAACATCTTCAAGAATGCTATTAAAATATGGTAGGTTTGGTGCATACTTAGAGAGTGAGAAATATAAGGAAGATGGAATTAGAAAAACTATACCTAAAGAAATAAAAGATAAAATAGAGAAAAAATTAATTTCTGAAGAAAATGGTATACTTCTTATAAAAGAAAGTTTTGAAAAAATTCAAAACGAAGAAGAAGAAATATTAAAAAAAGCTGGAAAATGTGAAAAATGTGGAAGACCCTTCAAAATTGGGAATGGAAGATGGGGAAAATTTTTAGCTTGCACAGGCTATCCAGAATGTAAAAATATTAAGAAAATAAAATAAAAAATTTAAAATTTGGGGCAGTTGCTAATTTAATTTTATAAAGATTTTTGTTAATAATGTATGAAATTTACAGCTGATAACAAAATTCATTTAGATATTAAAATGCGACAGCCCCTTTATTCAATATAATTTTACAGAAAGGAAAATAAAGTATGAAGTATAAAAAGGAAGTTATAGTTGTAGGGGCAGGTCTTGCGGGAGCAGAAGCAGCATATCAACTTGCTAAAAGAGGAATAAAGGTAAAACTTTATGAAATGAAGAAAAACAAAAAGACAGAAGCCCATTCAAAAGACTACTATGCGGAGTTGGTATGTAGTAATTCTTTGGGAAGTAATAGTTTAGAAAATGCTTCTGGGCTTATGAAAGAAGAGCTAAGAATGCTAGATTCTTTACTTATAAAGCTTGCAGATAAGCATAAAGTCCCTGCGGGACAGGCACTTGCAGTTGATAGAGATTTCTTTTCACTTGAAGTAACAGAAATTTTAAAAAATATGGAAAATATAGAAATAATTGAAGAAGAGTTTTCTGATATTCCAAGTGATAAAATTATTCTTATAGCAAGTGGTCCATTGACTTCTGATAATTTATTTAAAAACATTTCTGAGATGACAGGTGAAGAGAGTTTATATTTTTATGATGCAGCAGCTCCGATTGTAACTTTTGAAAGTATTAATATGGATATAGCATATTTTCAATCAAGATATAATAAGGGTGAAGGCGAATATATAAATTGTCCTATGAACAAAGAAGAATATTATAAATTCTATAATGAGCTTATAAATGCAGAAAGGGCTGAACTTAAAAATTTTGAAAAAGAAAAATTATTTGATGCCTGTATGCCGATTGAAAAAATTGCAGCAAGTGGAGAGAAAACAATGACTTTTGGTCCATTAAAGCCGAAAGGACTTATAAATCCTAGAACACAAAAAATGGATTATGCTGTTGTTCAACTGAGGCAGGATGATAAGGCTGGTAAATTATATAATATTGTTGGCTTTCAAACAAATTTAAAATTTGGAGAGCAAAAAAGAGTTTTTTCTATGATACCTGCTCTTGAAAATGCGGAATTTGTGAGATATGGTGTAATGCATAGAAATACTTTTATTAATTCTACTAAGCTTTTAGATAAAACTTTAAAATTAAAATCAAGGGATAATGTATATTTTGCAGGTCAGATAACAGGTGGAGAAGGCTATGTTTGTGCAATTGCTACAGGACTCTATGCAGCTATTAATATAGCTAACAGATTGGAAGAAAGCGAGAACTTCTTATTAGATGATGTATGTGCTATAGGTTCAATAATAAACTATATAACTGAAGAAAAGAAAAAATTTCAGCCTATGGGTCCTAATTTTGGAATTATAAGAAATTTAGATGAAGAGAAAATAAAAGATAAGAAAGAAAAATATAGGAGAATTTCTATACAGGCACTTAATTATTTAAAGAGAAAGATTAAAAGATGAGAAAAATCAAATTGCATTATAAATATTGCTATTATATAATATACAAAAACAAAGGATTTATAATGTTATGCAAAAATTATTAAAAAATTTTTTATATGACTTGGAATTTAAAGAAAAGAAAAAATACAATACTATTATTTCAATAAAAAAAGATTTGGAACAATTTTTTGATTATTTTTCAAAAAAAAATATAAATGAAATAGAAAAAATTGATTTTTTTATGCTGAAAGAATATTTTTACTTATTAAAATCTTCAAAACTGTCAGTTTCAACATTTAATAGAAGACTCTCATCTCTAAAAAAATTTTATAGATATCTAAAGAATAACAATTTAATTGATGAAAACATTATTTTACCTCTTGAAAATTTAAAAATAGAAGATAAAGTAATAACATACTTAAATGAAGAAGAATTAGAAAAATTTAGAAATTCTATAATTGGAGATAATTTTAATTCAGCTAGGGATAGATTTCTCTTTGAATTACTATATTCTTCTGGAATAACTGTTTCAGAACTTTTAAATTTAAGTGAAAAAAATTTTATTTTAGAAGACAGAGAAATTCAGTTTTTTAAAAACAAAAAAAAGAGATTTTTATTTTTTAGTAAAAATTGTAAAAAAGCTTATTTAAAATATTTAGAAATAAAAAAAGAAAAGTTTAAGGAAAATAATAGTGGAGAAGCAATTTTTGTAAATAACTCCAATGTCAGATTAACAGATAGATCTATAAGAAGAATAATTTCAAAATATAAAGAAAAAGCTTGTATAGAAAAAGAAGTCAGTGCATATACAATTAGACATACCTTTTGTATGACTATGTTGAGAAATGGAATGCCTAAGGAATATTTAAAGTATTTATTAGATATGAGCAGTATGGATTTATTATCGACTTATGGTAAGCTTATTAGAAAGGGGAACTTATGACAGAAAAACATTGTGTAGGATGTGGTATAAAATTACAGAATGAAGATAGCAGTTTAGAAGGTTATACTCCTAAAGAAATAAAGAAAAATGAAAATATGTATTGTCAAAGATGTTTTCAATTGAAGCACTATGGAAAATATACTTTAAATAAGTTGACAAGAGAAGATTATAAAAGAGAAGTTAATGAACTTTTAGGTAAAGTAGACTTAGTTATACCTGTATTTGACATAATACATTTTGAAGGAGCTTTTGATGTTGACATATTAGATATTCTAAGAGAAAAAGATTCCATTATTGTAATTAATAAGCTTGACTTAATACCTATGGATAAACATCCATCTGAGGTTGCGAATTGGGTAAAAAATAGATTGGCAGAAGAAGGAATAGCACCACTTGACATAGCTATAGTCAGTACAAAAAATGGCTATGGTATAAATGGAATATATAAAAAAATTAAGCATTTTTATCCTGATGGTGTAAACGGCATGGTTATCGGAGTTACTAATGTTGGAAAATCCAGTATAATAAATAGGTTAGTTGGCAAAAAGATAGCAACAGTATCTAAATATCCTGGAACAACATTAAAAAATGTACTAAACAAAATACCTTACACTAATATAGGTCTGTATGATACTCCAGGATTAATTCCCGAAGGCAGAATATCGGACTTTCTCTGTGATATATGTGCACAGAAAACAGTACCCTCTACTGAAATATCAAGAAAAACATTTAAGACAAAAAAGGATAGAGTTATAATGATGGGAAATTTATTGGAATTTAGAATATTAAATGAAGATGAAATGAAACCTATATTTACTCTATTTGCCTCAAGGGAAATACCTTTCCATGAAACAAATATAGAAAAGGCGAAGGAACTAAATAAAAATAATTACTTTGATATACCTTGTGAAAAATGTAGAGAAAAATTTAATTCTCAAAAAAAAGAAAAGAAAAAAATTATTATTAATCAAGGTGAAGAACTTGTTTTTAAAGGTTTGGGTTGGTTGTCAGTAAAAAGAGGCCCTTTAAAAATCGAACTAACTATTCCTAATGGAGTAGAGCTTATATTTAGAAAAGCTTTTATTGATCCTAAAAGATAAGAAAGGATAGAGATGAGTAAATTAAAAATAAAATTGTTTAATTTTTCACTTATACCTGTACTACTGTTAGCAGGTTTGTTTTTTGTTTCTATTGCAAGGAGCGATAATTCTGATATAAATTATGCGAAAGAGATGATAAACAACATAAAACATCTAAGAACATCCATAGATAAATATTATTTACAGACTGGAGAATTTCCTAATTTAGCTGGAGAAGGTGTCAATGAGAATCTTGAATTAATAGAGTATCGAAGCAAAGAAGGAGATAAAGTTAATTTTAAGGATATTTATGGAGCTTCTATTCTAGTGGGAACTCCTGATTTTAAAGATTTGAGTGCTTCAAATAAAGTATATGATGTACAAAATTTCAAAGAAGTTACTAATAATGGGGGTTGGAACTATAATATAAAA is a genomic window containing:
- the trmFO gene encoding methylenetetrahydrofolate--tRNA-(uracil(54)-C(5))-methyltransferase (FADH(2)-oxidizing) TrmFO is translated as MKYKKEVIVVGAGLAGAEAAYQLAKRGIKVKLYEMKKNKKTEAHSKDYYAELVCSNSLGSNSLENASGLMKEELRMLDSLLIKLADKHKVPAGQALAVDRDFFSLEVTEILKNMENIEIIEEEFSDIPSDKIILIASGPLTSDNLFKNISEMTGEESLYFYDAAAPIVTFESINMDIAYFQSRYNKGEGEYINCPMNKEEYYKFYNELINAERAELKNFEKEKLFDACMPIEKIAASGEKTMTFGPLKPKGLINPRTQKMDYAVVQLRQDDKAGKLYNIVGFQTNLKFGEQKRVFSMIPALENAEFVRYGVMHRNTFINSTKLLDKTLKLKSRDNVYFAGQITGGEGYVCAIATGLYAAINIANRLEESENFLLDDVCAIGSIINYITEEKKKFQPMGPNFGIIRNLDEEKIKDKKEKYRRISIQALNYLKRKIKR
- the dprA gene encoding DNA-processing protein DprA — its product is MEKSFFTIDDEIYPESLKNICDPPEKIYYRGNLDLLKSERLVSIVGTRTNSSYGKLCCEKIVKKLIDADVVIVSGFAMGIDTISHKSCIENNGKTIAVIASGLDIIYPASNLNLWKEIEKKGLILSEYDYGTKPFRGNFPKRNRIIAGLSRAVVVVESKEKGGSLITANMALEEGRDVFAVPANIFSDVSKGCNSLIRDSRAKLLLSAEEILDEYGWSAIKSVDNKINSKLSKVQKEILDLLSSEKTLDNLIQESNLDLSVVLSEIMELELAGLIKSMAGGKYIKLL
- a CDS encoding tetratricopeptide repeat protein, with the protein product MKKILFSLFLALGVLSYSEIKEIPPLESSQENKQEEKIEKREVVTQIYEYRPDVLRTIDAQIAIPGNRGNLKALYAQYDNELNKYLESVGYNSDTIFFLANQYMLMNNYERANKIFSLDNRDLKNIFGAATTYRFMGKNEEAVQKYNEAISINSSFPESYLGRALANRNMDNYDSAINDLKNYISMTSAVEGYAALGDIYFKLGRGKEAYEIVAIGLRKYPNSELLKTLMRGISKSGERN
- a CDS encoding tyrosine-type recombinase/integrase, which encodes MQKLLKNFLYDLEFKEKKKYNTIISIKKDLEQFFDYFSKKNINEIEKIDFFMLKEYFYLLKSSKLSVSTFNRRLSSLKKFYRYLKNNNLIDENIILPLENLKIEDKVITYLNEEELEKFRNSIIGDNFNSARDRFLFELLYSSGITVSELLNLSEKNFILEDREIQFFKNKKKRFLFFSKNCKKAYLKYLEIKKEKFKENNSGEAIFVNNSNVRLTDRSIRRIISKYKEKACIEKEVSAYTIRHTFCMTMLRNGMPKEYLKYLLDMSSMDLLSTYGKLIRKGNL
- the topA gene encoding type I DNA topoisomerase, whose protein sequence is MSKNKLVIVESPAKAKTIEKILGKSYKVLSSYGHIIDLPKTKIGVDVNDNFKPSYNTIKGKGPIVKQLKDAAKKADKIFLASDPDREGESIAWHIANTLKLNQDENNRIEFNEITEKAIKEAVKNPRKIDINKVNSQQARRILDRLVGYEISPFLWKMISPNTSAGRVQSVALKIICELEDKIKAFIPEKYWEVKGLFENKFNLNLYKVEEEKIDKLKDIKKLEQVKATLKKDYTVISSKISSKSKTPPLPLKTSTLQQLSSSYLGFSTSKTMSVAQKLYEGVEIKGEHKGLITYMRTDSTRISDEAKEMAKEYITKNFGKEYLGNSTKVKKNNKKIQDAHEGIRPTNINLVPEEIMQFLDKDQFKLYNLIWQRFLISQLAAMKYEQFEYILSREKIEFRGSINKIIFDGYYKVFKEEEDLPLGDFPDIKEGDVFNLTKLDIKEDYTKPPSRLTESSLVKTLETEGIGRPSTYASIIETLKKREYVELKNKSFVPTEIGYEVKSKLDKYFPNIMNIKFTAKLENELDEVDDGEKNWIDLLSIFYKELQEYEEKCKIALNEEIERIVESDVKSKEGNYYLIMKIGRFGKYLASPNPESKENISLKGINIPLEDIKNGKIYVKEQLELLNKKKEGIYTDLLTETSSRMLLKYGRFGAYLESEKYKEDGIRKTIPKEIKDKIEKKLISEENGILLIKESFEKIQNEEEEILKKAGKCEKCGRPFKIGNGRWGKFLACTGYPECKNIKKIK
- the yqeH gene encoding ribosome biogenesis GTPase YqeH — its product is MTEKHCVGCGIKLQNEDSSLEGYTPKEIKKNENMYCQRCFQLKHYGKYTLNKLTREDYKREVNELLGKVDLVIPVFDIIHFEGAFDVDILDILREKDSIIVINKLDLIPMDKHPSEVANWVKNRLAEEGIAPLDIAIVSTKNGYGINGIYKKIKHFYPDGVNGMVIGVTNVGKSSIINRLVGKKIATVSKYPGTTLKNVLNKIPYTNIGLYDTPGLIPEGRISDFLCDICAQKTVPSTEISRKTFKTKKDRVIMMGNLLEFRILNEDEMKPIFTLFASREIPFHETNIEKAKELNKNNYFDIPCEKCREKFNSQKKEKKKIIINQGEELVFKGLGWLSVKRGPLKIELTIPNGVELIFRKAFIDPKR